In the [Clostridium] colinum genome, one interval contains:
- a CDS encoding oleate hydratase, whose product MKLNKNKIAKIIGLTGMAVVAGAIAKKNYDKNKPEKTLNPPLDTDRKVYFVGGGIGSLAGAVYLIRDCKMDGKNINIIEGLPIIGGSNDGSGDVENGFLCRGGRMLNEETYENFWELLSTIPSLEQEGISVTEEILNFDKHHPTCSQARLVDKDGHILNVKSMGFNNSDRLALAKLMKTPEKTLDNLTIEDWFKDTPHFFETNFWYMWQTTFAFQKWSSLFEFKRYMDRMIFEFSRIETLEGVTRTRYNQYESVILPLKKYLKDKGVNFIKNQIVVDIDFEDSEKTIAKTIYIKENNEDKQIQLTEKDLCIITNGCMTDNATIGDFNTAPTYEPKNPMSGELWKKISQKRKGFGNPSPFFDKPEETNWESFTVTMKGNKLLKMIENFSGNIPGSGALMTFKDSNWLMSIVVAAQPHFKNQPMDTTIFWGYGLYTDKVGNYIKKPMRECSGKEILEELLYHLHFLNEKDEILDTVVNVIPCMMPYIDSQFQPRKMSDRPSVVPKNSVNVAFVSQFVEIPEDMVFTEEYSVRAARIAIYTLMGYKGKKICPVTPYKKDPIVIKNAIKTSFR is encoded by the coding sequence ATGAAATTAAATAAAAATAAAATAGCTAAAATAATTGGATTGACAGGTATGGCTGTGGTAGCAGGTGCTATTGCTAAAAAGAATTATGATAAAAATAAGCCTGAAAAAACATTAAATCCTCCTTTAGATACAGATAGAAAAGTATATTTTGTTGGTGGTGGTATAGGGTCTTTAGCTGGTGCTGTTTATCTTATAAGAGATTGTAAAATGGACGGCAAAAATATTAACATAATAGAAGGCTTACCTATCATTGGTGGTAGTAATGATGGTAGCGGAGATGTTGAAAATGGATTTTTATGCCGTGGTGGTAGAATGTTAAATGAAGAAACATACGAAAACTTTTGGGAGCTTTTATCTACCATACCTTCTTTAGAGCAAGAAGGTATTAGCGTTACTGAAGAAATCTTAAATTTTGATAAGCACCACCCTACTTGTTCTCAAGCAAGACTTGTTGATAAAGATGGTCATATCTTAAATGTAAAATCTATGGGCTTTAACAATAGTGATAGATTAGCTTTAGCAAAACTTATGAAAACACCTGAAAAAACTTTAGATAACCTTACTATAGAAGATTGGTTTAAAGATACACCTCATTTTTTTGAAACAAACTTTTGGTATATGTGGCAAACTACATTTGCTTTTCAAAAATGGTCTAGCTTGTTCGAATTTAAAAGATATATGGATAGAATGATATTTGAATTTTCTAGAATAGAAACTTTAGAAGGTGTTACAAGAACTAGATATAATCAATATGAATCTGTAATACTACCTTTAAAAAAATATTTAAAAGATAAAGGTGTAAATTTTATAAAAAATCAAATAGTTGTTGATATAGACTTTGAAGATTCTGAAAAAACTATAGCAAAAACAATTTATATAAAAGAAAATAATGAGGATAAACAAATACAACTAACAGAAAAAGATTTATGTATAATAACAAATGGATGTATGACAGATAATGCTACTATTGGTGATTTTAACACTGCTCCAACATATGAACCTAAAAATCCTATGTCTGGTGAGCTTTGGAAAAAAATATCACAAAAAAGAAAAGGTTTTGGTAACCCAAGTCCATTTTTTGATAAACCAGAAGAAACAAATTGGGAAAGTTTCACTGTTACTATGAAAGGTAATAAACTTTTAAAAATGATAGAAAACTTTTCTGGCAATATACCAGGTAGTGGTGCTTTAATGACTTTTAAAGATTCTAATTGGCTTATGAGTATAGTTGTTGCTGCACAACCTCATTTTAAAAATCAACCTATGGATACTACTATATTTTGGGGCTATGGGCTATACACAGACAAGGTAGGTAATTATATTAAAAAACCTATGAGAGAATGTAGTGGTAAAGAAATATTAGAAGAACTTTTATATCATTTACACTTTTTAAATGAAAAAGATGAAATATTAGATACTGTTGTAAATGTTATTCCTTGTATGATGCCTTATATAGATTCTCAATTCCAACCACGAAAAATGTCTGATAGACCTAGTGTTGTACCTAAAAATTCTGTAAATGTGGCTTTTGTAAGTCAGTTTGTAGAAATACCAGAAGATATGGTATTTACAGAAGAATACTCTGTTAGAGCTGCAAGAATAGCTATATATACTCTTATGGGATATAAAGGCAAAAAGATTTGTCCTGTAACACCTTATAAAAAAGACCCTATTGTTATAAAAAATGCTATTAAAACCTCTTTTAGATAA
- the folD gene encoding bifunctional methylenetetrahydrofolate dehydrogenase/methenyltetrahydrofolate cyclohydrolase FolD, translating into MNNIINGTEIARIIKDEIKKDIEKIQGKKPCLAVIMVGDNEASKIYIKNKNKACDYVGIKSDTYFLDTNTTENELINLIEKLNNDNNVNGILVQLPLPNHINEKNILLKINPLKDVDGFHPYNIGMLSTNNAKLKSCTPSGCIELLKRNNIEIQGKNALIIGRSNIVGKPLAMMLLNEDATVTTAHTKTKNLEHLTKQADIIIVAIGVANFLKPNMIKDGVVLIDVGINRKKDGSLCGDIDFECSKKASFITPVPGGVGPMTITMLIKNCLIAYKIQNNINTKED; encoded by the coding sequence ATGAACAATATAATAAATGGTACTGAAATAGCTAGAATTATAAAAGATGAAATAAAAAAAGATATAGAAAAAATACAAGGTAAAAAGCCTTGTCTTGCTGTTATTATGGTAGGTGATAATGAAGCTAGCAAAATATATATTAAAAATAAAAACAAAGCTTGTGATTATGTTGGTATAAAAAGTGATACATATTTTTTAGATACTAATACAACAGAAAATGAGTTAATAAATTTAATAGAAAAATTAAATAATGATAATAATGTAAATGGAATATTAGTACAATTACCTTTACCAAATCATATAAATGAAAAAAATATACTCTTAAAAATAAATCCCTTAAAAGATGTAGATGGATTTCACCCTTATAACATAGGTATGTTATCTACCAATAATGCTAAGTTAAAATCTTGTACTCCCTCTGGCTGTATAGAACTTTTAAAAAGAAATAATATAGAAATACAAGGTAAAAATGCACTTATAATAGGAAGAAGCAATATTGTAGGTAAGCCATTAGCTATGATGCTTTTAAATGAAGATGCAACAGTTACAACAGCACATACTAAAACTAAAAATTTAGAACATTTAACAAAACAAGCAGACATTATTATAGTTGCAATAGGTGTTGCAAACTTTTTAAAGCCTAATATGATAAAAGATGGTGTTGTACTTATAGATGTTGGTATAAATAGAAAAAAAGACGGAAGCTTATGTGGAGACATAGATTTTGAATGTAGTAAAAAAGCTAGTTTTATTACACCAGTACCTGGTGGTGTTGGACCTATGACAATAACAATGCTTATAAAAAATTGTTTAATAGCATATAAAATACAAAATAATATAAATACAAAGGAGGATTAA
- the rimO gene encoding 30S ribosomal protein S12 methylthiotransferase RimO, with product MDSEIMLGLIKEEGYIVTEKEETADIIIINSCGFKIDASEEGIENILRVADYKETGNCKGIIVTGCMAQRYKEEIFDSLPEVDAVVGTGDFENIGNVIKEILQGHKKVQLITDNNKPLDEKNSLKRVVTTTGGFAYLKIAEGCDKRCTYCTIPSIKGKFRSRSIESLVEEAKLLASQDIREIILVAQDSSLYGTDLYGEKKLPELLKKLSEIEDIKWIRILYCYPEHIDDNLIEEMANNEKVCKYIDMPIQHADDKILKLMGRRSTRDKLEETISKLRNKMPDICIRTTFIVGFPNETEEAFNNLYEFTEKMKFDRLGIFTYSREEGTPAYNMDNQIDEDIKEERKEKLMLLQKDISSNVCRKFIGNILEVIVEGKIEGEDNIYCGRSYRDCYEIDGFVFFKAPEDMEIIAGDFYNIKITDAYEYDLIGEIQI from the coding sequence ATGGACAGTGAAATAATGTTAGGTCTTATAAAAGAAGAAGGCTATATAGTAACAGAAAAAGAAGAAACAGCAGATATTATAATAATAAATAGTTGTGGATTTAAGATAGATGCTAGTGAAGAGGGTATAGAAAATATATTAAGAGTAGCAGACTATAAAGAAACAGGAAATTGTAAAGGAATAATTGTTACAGGGTGTATGGCTCAAAGATATAAAGAAGAAATATTTGATTCTTTACCAGAGGTTGATGCTGTTGTAGGTACAGGAGATTTTGAAAATATAGGTAATGTTATAAAAGAAATATTACAAGGACATAAAAAGGTACAACTTATAACAGATAATAATAAGCCTTTAGATGAAAAAAATTCTCTTAAAAGAGTGGTAACAACAACTGGTGGATTTGCTTATCTTAAAATAGCAGAGGGTTGTGATAAAAGATGTACATATTGCACTATACCTTCTATAAAAGGTAAATTTAGAAGCCGTAGCATAGAAAGCCTTGTAGAAGAAGCAAAGCTATTAGCTAGTCAAGATATTAGAGAAATTATACTTGTTGCTCAAGACTCTTCTTTATATGGAACAGATTTATATGGAGAAAAAAAATTACCAGAATTATTAAAAAAATTATCTGAAATAGAAGATATAAAGTGGATAAGAATTTTATACTGTTATCCAGAGCATATAGATGATAACCTTATAGAAGAAATGGCTAATAATGAAAAAGTTTGCAAATATATAGATATGCCTATACAACACGCAGATGATAAAATATTAAAACTTATGGGTAGACGAAGCACAAGAGATAAATTGGAAGAAACTATTAGCAAACTTAGAAATAAAATGCCAGATATATGTATAAGAACTACATTTATAGTTGGGTTTCCTAATGAAACAGAAGAAGCTTTTAATAATCTTTATGAATTTACAGAAAAAATGAAATTTGATAGGCTGGGTATATTTACATATTCTAGAGAAGAAGGAACGCCTGCATATAATATGGATAATCAAATAGATGAAGATATAAAAGAAGAAAGAAAAGAAAAACTTATGTTATTACAAAAAGATATTTCTTCAAATGTATGTAGAAAATTTATAGGAAATATCTTAGAAGTTATAGTGGAAGGCAAAATAGAAGGCGAAGATAATATTTATTGTGGAAGAAGCTACAGAGATTGCTATGAAATAGATGGATTTGTATTTTTTAAAGCTCCAGAAGATATGGAAATTATAGCAGGTGATTTTTATAATATAAAAATTACAGATGCATATGAATATGACCTTATAGGAGAAATACAAATATAA
- the pgsA gene encoding CDP-diacylglycerol--glycerol-3-phosphate 3-phosphatidyltransferase has product MNLPNKLTIFRIILIPFLLIFILFDFIPLDIQIRRYIATAIFITASLTDALDGHIARKYNLITNFGKFMDPLADKLLVTSTMIALISMQDAIVPLKAWVVILIIAREFFMTGFRTIAMEKNVVIAAGNSGKLKTIFQMFMIIFLLLNIDNKVFIFISNVLIAISVFLTIYSLVEYVIKNKSVLKD; this is encoded by the coding sequence ATGAACTTACCAAACAAATTAACTATTTTTAGAATAATATTAATACCTTTTTTATTAATATTTATACTATTTGATTTTATACCATTAGATATACAAATAAGACGATATATAGCAACAGCTATATTTATAACAGCATCTTTAACAGATGCTTTAGATGGGCATATAGCTAGAAAGTATAATTTGATTACTAATTTTGGAAAATTTATGGACCCTCTTGCAGATAAACTTTTAGTAACTTCTACCATGATAGCATTAATATCTATGCAAGATGCAATAGTACCTTTAAAAGCGTGGGTTGTTATATTAATAATAGCAAGAGAATTTTTTATGACAGGCTTTAGAACAATTGCTATGGAAAAAAATGTAGTTATAGCAGCAGGTAATTCTGGCAAATTAAAAACTATTTTTCAAATGTTTATGATAATATTTTTATTATTAAATATAGATAATAAAGTATTTATATTTATTAGCAATGTTTTAATAGCTATATCTGTGTTTTTAACTATATATTCTTTAGTAGAATATGTTATTAAAAATAAAAGTGTTTTAAAAGATTAA
- a CDS encoding bifunctional diguanylate cyclase/phosphodiesterase — MIEYILDSNMKLVCDVYYEQVSSKIKNDVVLLKSLNEYLTENEVIIKYLKEDTNDNEKNLEGIDKVLNEINELDKLLGTISFADSISIVDLKKQELFYKGKLIENFDLTKAPWYDKEYFSGYNEDSQITNKHIDSNTGKKAISVVSLIYNEDGAKDNKPIGASILDIYIDDLINYINNSFYDGVLKTEIYKSNTDTKKLKYDKSKYNIYINKEILNNGEYLVFIFDKSALVNMSVTEISLKKMKHVLTIVGIAIGILLFIAIRVCFKSALMSINKLKSILEKLNNNSYFIEDKNEFRQLEILADTLNKSFDDKIQELIYYDELTGLPNRKMLEYTCNQLIVDNKPFALVFIDLNRFKYINDIFGHMIGDEYLIKFSNIVSELMKEKGIVTRYSGDEFIIVYEKYTDNKEFLDFYNNKFIKAFASPIKINEELTTEIGFSAGVAIYPKDAISFEELINKSDFIMYINKKNFVSKKITFFNEKIYENLLYNEKIKAELKQALDNNEFYLNYQPIIDKNHNILKCEALIRWNNRNLGFIPPDKFIKQLEETRQIIEVGYWIIEKVCQDIKELEFEKKEIQISINISPLQLMLKDFVSNVIEIVDKYSIDYKQLCFEITETVLLDNKEFVLENINKLRDLGIEIALDDFGTGYSSFNYLRNYKLDILKIDKSFLQSNKKLDFDIINQIKELAHLLNMEVVAEGLETEEQFEIIKNMGIDYLQGYYFSKPIPLDEFKKMIKG, encoded by the coding sequence ATGATAGAGTATATACTAGATTCTAATATGAAATTGGTTTGTGATGTTTATTATGAACAAGTATCTTCTAAGATAAAAAATGACGTAGTATTATTAAAATCTTTAAATGAATATTTAACTGAAAATGAAGTTATTATTAAGTATTTAAAAGAAGATACAAATGACAATGAAAAAAATTTAGAAGGAATAGATAAAGTATTAAATGAAATTAATGAATTAGATAAATTATTAGGAACGATAAGTTTTGCAGATTCTATAAGTATAGTAGATTTAAAAAAACAAGAGCTATTTTATAAAGGCAAATTAATAGAAAATTTTGACTTAACAAAAGCACCTTGGTATGATAAAGAGTATTTTTCTGGCTATAATGAAGACTCACAAATTACAAATAAGCACATTGATAGTAATACTGGCAAAAAAGCAATATCAGTAGTATCTTTAATTTATAATGAAGATGGTGCTAAAGACAACAAACCTATAGGTGCTTCTATATTAGATATATATATAGACGATTTAATAAATTATATTAATAATTCTTTTTATGATGGTGTATTAAAAACAGAAATATATAAGTCAAATACAGATACTAAAAAATTAAAGTATGATAAAAGTAAATATAATATTTATATAAATAAAGAAATACTAAATAATGGAGAATATTTAGTTTTTATATTTGATAAATCTGCATTAGTTAATATGTCTGTAACAGAAATATCTTTAAAAAAGATGAAACATGTATTAACTATAGTAGGGATAGCAATTGGTATTTTACTATTTATAGCTATTAGAGTTTGTTTTAAATCGGCTTTAATGTCTATTAATAAGCTAAAATCTATATTAGAAAAGTTAAACAATAATAGTTACTTTATAGAAGATAAAAATGAATTTAGACAGTTAGAAATATTGGCAGATACACTTAATAAATCTTTTGATGATAAAATACAAGAATTAATATATTATGATGAACTTACTGGGCTACCAAATAGAAAAATGTTAGAATATACTTGCAATCAACTTATTGTGGATAATAAACCATTTGCACTTGTATTTATAGACCTTAATAGATTTAAATACATTAATGATATATTTGGACATATGATAGGTGATGAATATTTAATTAAGTTTAGTAATATAGTAAGTGAATTAATGAAAGAAAAAGGGATAGTTACAAGATATTCTGGAGATGAATTTATTATTGTATATGAAAAATATACTGATAATAAGGAATTTTTAGATTTTTATAACAATAAATTTATAAAAGCATTTGCAAGCCCTATAAAGATAAATGAAGAATTGACAACAGAAATAGGATTTTCGGCTGGTGTTGCTATATATCCTAAAGATGCTATAAGTTTTGAAGAATTGATTAATAAAAGTGATTTTATAATGTATATTAATAAAAAGAATTTTGTAAGTAAAAAAATTACTTTTTTTAATGAAAAAATATATGAAAACTTATTATATAACGAAAAGATAAAGGCGGAGCTTAAACAAGCTTTAGACAATAATGAATTTTATTTAAATTATCAACCTATTATAGATAAAAACCATAACATATTAAAATGTGAAGCACTAATACGTTGGAATAACAGAAATTTAGGGTTTATACCTCCAGATAAATTTATTAAACAGCTAGAAGAAACTAGACAAATTATAGAAGTAGGTTATTGGATTATAGAAAAAGTATGTCAAGATATTAAAGAACTTGAATTTGAAAAAAAAGAAATTCAAATAAGTATAAATATTTCACCATTACAATTAATGTTAAAAGATTTTGTAAGTAATGTAATAGAAATAGTAGATAAATATAGTATAGATTACAAGCAATTATGTTTTGAAATAACAGAAACAGTACTTTTAGATAATAAAGAGTTTGTTTTAGAAAATATTAATAAACTTAGAGATTTAGGTATAGAAATAGCTTTAGATGATTTTGGAACAGGCTATTCATCTTTTAATTATTTAAGAAATTATAAATTAGATATTTTAAAGATAGATAAAAGCTTTTTACAATCAAATAAAAAATTAGATTTTGATATTATAAATCAAATAAAAGAATTAGCCCATTTATTAAATATGGAAGTTGTAGCAGAAGGCTTAGAGACAGAAGAACAATTTGAAATAATAAAAAATATGGGTATAGATTATTTACAGGGCTATTATTTTAGTAAGCCTATACCTTTAGATGAGTTTAAAAAAATGATAAAAGGTTAA